The Cupriavidus nantongensis genome has a segment encoding these proteins:
- a CDS encoding LysR substrate-binding domain-containing protein, with translation MFKAREGSERLAKEVTLRQFRYFVAAAETGQFSMAATAEHVSQSAVTNAVLALEQRLGVRLFERRPHGVTLTAEGHLFFQHARQILDSVEDALREPRFQVHGLQGSVRLAASYTVLGYFLPGLLARFRTNYPDIELDLLDMDRPDIERAVLAGEIEFGIALLSNLEKPQRFQRHTLMRSRRQLWTSASHPLLEVERPSLRDIAAYPYLLITVDEAEDSTLRYWRSHRLAPNIAFRTGSMEALRGLVAHGFGVTVLSDMVYRPWSLEGKQIEARPIANAVPDMEVGMLWQPGRKLGKPADALREFLIHACGS, from the coding sequence ATGTTCAAGGCGCGCGAAGGGTCGGAAAGGCTGGCCAAGGAAGTCACGCTGCGGCAGTTCCGCTATTTCGTCGCGGCGGCGGAAACCGGGCAGTTCTCGATGGCGGCGACCGCCGAGCACGTGTCGCAGTCGGCGGTGACCAATGCCGTGCTGGCGCTGGAGCAGCGCCTGGGCGTGCGCCTGTTCGAGCGGCGGCCGCACGGGGTGACACTGACGGCCGAAGGCCATCTGTTCTTCCAGCATGCGCGCCAGATCCTGGACTCGGTCGAAGACGCGCTGCGCGAGCCGCGCTTCCAGGTGCACGGGCTGCAGGGCAGCGTGCGGCTGGCGGCGTCATATACGGTATTGGGATACTTCCTGCCAGGATTGCTGGCGCGCTTCCGCACCAACTATCCGGATATCGAACTGGACCTGCTCGACATGGACCGCCCCGACATCGAGCGCGCCGTGCTGGCGGGCGAGATCGAGTTCGGCATCGCGCTGCTGTCCAACCTGGAGAAACCCCAGCGCTTCCAGCGCCATACGCTGATGCGGTCGCGGCGCCAGCTATGGACCTCGGCCAGCCATCCGCTGCTGGAGGTGGAGCGGCCTTCGCTGCGCGATATCGCGGCGTATCCGTACCTGCTCATCACCGTCGACGAGGCCGAGGACTCGACCCTGCGCTACTGGCGCAGCCACCGGCTCGCGCCCAATATCGCCTTCCGCACCGGCTCGATGGAAGCGCTGCGCGGGCTGGTGGCGCATGGCTTCGGCGTCACCGTGCTGTCCGACATGGTGTATCGGCCCTGGTCGCTGGAAGGCAAGCAGATCGAAGCCCGGCCGATTGCCAATGCGGTACCCGACATGGAGGTCGGCATGCTGTGGCAGCCTGGCCGCAAGCTGGGCAAACCCGCCGATGCGCTGCGCGAATTCCTGATCCACGCTTGCGGCAGCTGA